The nucleotide sequence TGCGTGTCAGGGCGGGGCTCGGTCGCGGACCGGAGCTTTTCCCACTTGGAGATGGTCGCGACGGCGAGACCGAGTCGCTCGGCGAAAGCCCGCACACTCAGGCGGAGGGCGAGCCGTAAGGCTCTGGCCTCCAGGCCGGTCCAATGGTGCACGGTCGCCACACGTCGCTCCCTTCCACCAGCCATGGAAGCAGAAGCGTGCGGCCGGTGGGGCGGAAGTAGAGCGCAAGTGGAACAGCGGGCGATTCCCTGCGCGTTGGGGTACGGCGACGCTCAAGGGGTCACTCTTTCGCCGAGTCCCTGGACGGTCACCAGCATGGAACTCCTTACCGAGCACCGTCCGGTCAACGGGCCCGTCGTCTACGGCTTCCTGCGGCTGGTCGGCGTCTCCGTAGCCCGTCAAACGGCGTTACAGGCGTCACTGACGGAGTACTGCCGGATCCATGAGCTGCAGCTCTCCGGCGTCTTCAAGGACAGGCGCGCGACGACCGATCCGACCTCCACCGCCTTCACCGGTCTGCTGGACGCGCTGGCCCTTCCCGATGTCTACGGCGTCATCGTCCCCGCCCTGTCCCACCTGGGACCGAAGCACCTCGCCACCGAACGCACGCGCCGTATCGAGGCCACCGGCGCCCGCCTGCTGCTGGCCCGCCGTCCCCGCATCGGACCCGTCCACGTACCTCGCCACCCGATCGCCCACCGCCGCTTCCCCGCACCACTTCGCCCCCTGAGCACGGAGTCATGAGGCACCCCATGCCCGAGTCGCTTCAGCAGTTCTTCGACGCTCGACACCAGTCCGTCCGCAGGGCAAGGGAGTTCGCCACCCGGGCGCTGGACGGCTGGGGCCTGACGAGCCGCACCGAGGACATCCGCCTGTGCGTCTCCGAACTCGCCACGAACGCCGTCGTCCACGGCACCGCCCGCGGGCACGGCTTCCTCGTCCGGCTCGACATCGACGACAACTGCGTACGCCTGGAAGTGCACGACAGCCGTCGCCAGCAGCCCGTCGTACGCGAGCCGGCCGTCACAGACATCTCCGGGAGGGGCCTGATGTTGGTGGCCGCGCTCTCCGACGAGTGGGGAGTGAAGGACCGTACCCCGCTCGGAAAGGTCATCTGGTCCTGCTTCAAGACCGCGGGTGACGACGCAAACCCGATCAGCCCTCCCGGCTCAGACCGCGACGACCGCCCTTTGGAGGTCCGATGACCGCAACCGGCACACCGGATCGGGCTGCGCCTGCCGCATCAAGCACGCGTCTCGTGGCCAGCCCGTTCCTCGCCCAGCACCTCCTTCTTCAGCCAGGCCATGCGGTCGGTGTGCGCATTCCTGGGATCCGCTACGAGGAGCTGCGCGCCGCGAGCCACGAGGGAGACCCCCTGCCGGCCTGGCTTGCCGATGCCGCACGGCAGGCGTGGGGCATCGAACTGCCCGACGGGCCGGTCGGCGATTTCGTCCTCGTCCGTGAGCGTTCGCCGTACGGGTACGCGAAGGCATCCTGGGAGATCAACCTCGGCTGTGACTACGACTGCGAGTTCTGCTACCTCGGCGAGAAGCGCTTCGAGGGCCTGGACTGGGCGGGCAAGCAGCAGCTCCTGCGGACGATGCGCGACGCGGGCGTGCTCTGGCTGCAGATCACGGGTGGCGAGGCACTGATCGACCGCGAGTTCGGCGCGGCCTACGAGTACGCCCACCAGCTCGGGATGATGGTGCAGGTCTCTTCGAACGGCTCGTCCCTGCGCAAGCCGCCGATCCGCGGGCTGTTCGCACGCCGTCGCCCCTACCGGCTTACCCTCAGCGTCTACGGCGCGACCGCGGGTACGTACGACAAGGTCACCCGCAACCGCGGCGCGTTCGAACGGTTCATCCAGGGCCTGGACGCCGCCCACCAGGACCGGCTGCCTGTCCGGCTGAACGTGATCGTGTCGGACGACAACGCTCACGAACTCGACGCGATGGTGGCTCTGTGCGCGCGCTACGCCTTCCCGCACCAGGTCTTCACGAACATGTCGCCGACGATCGACGGCGAGGCGAACCCGCTGGCGACGCAGGCCGAGGGCCACATCAAGGCCCGGAGCGTCTTCACCGGCTGCAACGCGGGCCGGACCTTCTTCCACGTGAACCCGCACGGGATCGCGTCCGTCTGCAAGGTCGGCCGCGACCCGAGCGTGAACCTCGTGACCGAGGGCGTCGCCGCCCTCCCCCGGCTCGGCGCCATCGCCGAGTCCCTACAGCTCCGCACCGGTGGATGCTCCGGCTGCACGAAGGTCGGCACCTGCCGTACCTGCCGGCCGCTGGCCAAGCTCTACCAGGAGGCGGGGGACCGTCGAGAGCTCTACTGCCAACACGGAGGCTACGGATCATGACCCCACCCACCACAACCCTCACCCCGCCACGCGAACCGGTGCTGCTCACCATCGGACGGCGCCCCACCGATGGTGCAACCGGCGCCCTGGCCGTGCCACTTCCGGCCGCAGCCATCCGTGACGACGAGGTCCAGATCATCGCCGACCTGGACGAGGCCGCCGAAGGCGCCGAGTGCAGCTGCTCGGCCGGCGACGACCAGCCGTACTAGACACACCGCAGGCGGGCGCCGCACCGCTCGCGTACGCGCCCCATGAGTGCCGCCCCGGTCATACCCTGTCTGGGGCGGCACTCCCTTGTCTCCGAGCCCCATGAGGAACCGCGCGTGTCCATGTCTCGCATTCCCTTCGAGCAGCTCCCCGCCGACGTCCGCCAAGCTGTCACCGACAAGACCGGCCCCGTGCATCAGGCGGTGACCATGACCGGCGGCATGAACTCCGGCGTCGCCTCCGTCCTGGAGACCGAGAGCGGCAGCGTTTTCGTGAAGGGCATCGCGAGTGATCATCCGCAGGTCGCAGCACAGCGGCGCGAGGCGGAGATCGCCCCCCACCTGCCAACGTCCTGTCCCCGCCTTTACTGGCACCTGGAAGTCGGTGGATGGAGTCTCCTCGGATACGAGGTCCTCAGCGGTCGCCATGCCGACTACAGCCCCGGCTCGGCCGACTTGGTGCTCGTAGAAGCCGCGCTCACCGACCTGCAACGGATCACAGCTCCGGCCGACATCGAGATCAAGGACGCGGTGGACCGCTGGGCGGATTACGCTCCGCCCGGAACGCTCCAGCACTTCAGCGGCAACACCCTGCTGCACACCGACTTCGCACCACACAACGTCCTGATCGCCGACGGGCGTGCTCGCCTCATCGACTGGGCGTGGCCAACGCGCGGTGCGGCGTGGATCGATCCAGGCGCCTTGGCGCTGAGGCTCATGGACGCCGGCCACCCGGCGGAGGACGCGATCATGTTCGCAGGCCGCTTCCCGTCGTGGCGGAACACCGATCCGGAGGCACTCACGGCATTCGGTTCCGCATCTGCGGCGCTGTGGCGGGAGATCGCCCAGGAGGATCCAACGCCCTGGAAGCAGCGGATGGCCAAGCGAGCCGCTGCGTTCAGGCTCGTACTCCTCTAAGAGTCCATGCCCGCCATCGGATCTACCTCGTCATGAACTCGATCTTTCCGGTACTCATACGGAAGTTCCCACTCGAGTACAGCGTGGGTCGGGCCTCAACGTGGTTGCCGCTGTACTTCTCCACATGCCGGATCTCCACCCCGCCTGGAACATCGAAGTCGATCAAGGCAAGAGCGACGCAGTAGGACAGGTCTCGCCCGCCTCATCCGTCGCGAGATCGACCACCTCGATGGGGTGCTCTACACGGCCCGCATGAAGACCGGGGTCTTCCCGATCCCCGTCGAGGAGTACCGCCAGACCGGTCAGGCGTGGAACTACGAGCGATCCTGAGGTCCTACAACGACGCGGGCTTCTACCAGTTCAGCAGAGGCGGAACATGCGAACCGTGGCGCTGAGAGAACGCCGGGCGCAGGAGCGTCCAGCGCTACTGCGCGGGGTCGACAGGGACGGATGTTGCCAGGGCCATTTCGATGGCCGCTACGGCGTCAGTAAGCCTGCGGTACATGGGCGTCGAACGCCCCATGCGCCTCAGGCCGTGCTGCAACGGATCGCGCATGTGCTTCTCGCAGACGACAAAGTCCGCGTATCCGGCCGCGCAGGAAAGGTAGATCATGTCAGTCAGGTCATTAGGGCGCCGCCTCGTGCCCTTGTTGAGATGCCGACTCTGAAGCATCTCCCGGAAGAGGTCGACAGCAGGAGACTCGCCAATGGCCCGCACCCAGCCTTTGAAGCCCCAGCGCCGGAACAGTTCCTTCGAAACGTCTGCCGCAGCTGCCTCCTCGGCCAGTTCCCGCTGCAGATCCGTCACGAGATGGATGTCAATGGCCCTGCGCTTCTGTTGTGAGTCCTGGTCAAGCTCGTCCAGCCAGTCACTGAACCGCTGGCTTGCCGCGGTCCACCCGGTGTCCGGCCCCTCCCCAACCCTCTGGGTGTCGAGCATGGCATCGATGGAGCCGGAGGCAGCGACTAGCGCCTCGGGCTGGAAAACAAAGTGGTTCTGGAACGTAGACGGCATCTCAGCACCAGCCTCGGCCCGGCGGGTAGGGGAGTGAAGAGCATCCGGGTCGAGAGTGAAAACCGGGGCATTACGCACGTTGCCGGGTTGATCTAGTCGGTGGCAAAAGGCATCGTAAATCTCGTTTCGTCGGACCTGCAGCGGATCGCGCATCTGCCAGCCTCGGCTGTACTGAAGGATCGTCAACCCGAGGTCGTAGCGCTTATCCGTGCTGAACCGTTTGCCGGTCTCGTAGTAATGGCCGGCAGAAACAGGCAAGACGATCCGGCGTTGGTCCACCCATTCTTTGAGTCTCAGGGCAGCGGCTCGATCTGCCTCGCTGCTCGTCGGCGCACCGTGGGATGCGTTGCTCAGCAAGCTCCACTGGTTCTGGTCGAGGTACACGACGAGCCGTCCTGCCAACTGATCAGGGGCCCCCGCCAGTGGCATTTCGAAGAGGACCTGATCACCGCTCAGGGTGGTAGCGAGGAGGGCTGCCAAGGCTGGACTGAAGTCCAGTCTGGCTATGACGCTCGTGTCCTCGAACGGGGAGGGGTCCAGGGGGAACCGGGCCTCCTTCCCATCCGAGCGGGTGAAGATGGTGCACGATGCCGCGCGATCCATCGTGACGAGCTTGATGGAGAGGGTGCTTTCGTCTTCCACAGCACCTATCTTGCGGTGCTTCTCCCGAGAACGTGAAGGGGCTTAATTCCGCATACGCGGACCCCTGCGTTGTTTCCAGGGGCACTTTGGGCGCCAAGTGCGGAACACAGCTCCCCATAAGCTTCGAGCAGGCCCCCCCCCCCCGGGGGTTCAGCTCAGCAGCCCATTCACGGCATGCGCGAGAGCCTCTCCGCTCTGCTGGACAACCGTCCCGAGAACGAGTGCCGGCAGCGCCTGCGCGACCCCCCTCAACGTGGTCGCGCTCTCGGCCGGGGCCGTGAGCGAGCCGTCTACCGTGCCCGCCATGGCCCTCAGCGCCTCTACGTGCTGTAGACCAGCCGCGTTGCGGTCCAGATCCTCGCGGAACGTGATGAGGATATCCCGAACGGCCTCGACGTCGGTGGTCCCGTCTGCCGATGCAGCTTGGTACACGCGTGAGATGTTCTGCCCGACGACATTCTGGAGTGGGGCGATGTTGTTGCCGCCGATACTGATGCCCGACCCGTGTCCCGGTTCGGATGTGGGGTCCGGTCGGCGTCGTCCGATGGCCATTTCTTTCCTCCCTATTTAGCGGGGCCTTGTCCAACGTTGCTGTTGCCGTTGCCGACGACGTTCTGGATGGGCGCGTTGTTGTCGCCATAGATCTGGATGTTGTTGGTCACGGCGGCTACCTGCTGGTCGTATGCGGTGGTGTCGATGCCCCGGTCGCGCAGGTAGGAGGCAACCGTGCGGAAGACGCAGGTCTCTATGAGGACGACGTGGCGCTTGGCATCGTCGCTCTGGTGCATATCAGTGACTTCCTCGGTCGAGTAACGGTCTCTGATGCTTACCGGGCCCTCTTCCTCGACGTGACTCTCGATGCTCTCGCCGAGACCGATACGGGCCACCCTTCGCCACAGAGTGAGTGGACCGACAACTGCATCCAGGAGAGCCTGGACCGTTACCCATCTCCACAGCCGTATGCCGTGCTGCCCGGCAGAGGCAGCCGTCACTTTCAGCTCGTTGTAGAGCGGGGTCATCACGTGCGGTCGCACGGTCAGCCTCAACTCACCCGCTTCCAAAGCAGCGTGCACGAAAACGCTGACCACGACCTGGCCGTTCCAGGTGATGCACTGCGCGCGCAGGTATAGGCGTTCCGGCTCACTGGAAGGCGACTTACGGCCCCTGCCCGCCAGGTCTGGGGCTTCCCCGTTTCCCTCCCGAGTCCGCTGTAGCCAGAGGTGGGACGGTAGCCCGAGCACCCGCTCCATGGAAAACCCTGGCAGCGGGTCCGTGATCTCCCTTACGCCACGGCCCAATTCGTCAAGTGCGGCACCTACACGCCGCAGTAGTTCGGCTTCACCGAAGGACTTGACCGGCTCCTCGGGGTCTTTAGGCTTTAGAGGGATGTTGATGTGGGCGGCTCCCCAATGATCACGGCCGGCACCGATGAAGTGCTGCGAAGCGTCGTAGGGCAGGAGACGCCCCTCCTGCTCCTCTCCGAGCACGGATACCCTCCGAGAGGCCCTCGGCGTCGCCCACGGCAATGCATCGCGGGAGACCTTCTCGCGGCTCAACACGGACAGCGCGGATCTCGCAAGGAGCCGGTCCCCGGCATACACCACCACCATCCCGGCGAGAAAGCCGAACGGCACTACGGCTAGGCCAAGACGAGTCGCCGACACCACGTCCCCACCCGAGTGGTAGGGCACCAGCGCAAGCAGCCATGGGATGACGAGAGGTAGGTATGCCAGACGTGGGCGACGGGCCAATCGACTGTTGCGCCTCTGTTTGCGCTGGGCTCGAAACGCTGCCCACCTCATGGTGAGGGCGATCGTGATTGCCCCCAGCCAGATCGCTGTCGCCCAAGGAGTGACGTACCCGACTCCTGCCAGAAGCAGCAGGAAGCACAGACGCCGTAGGCGTTTACCTCGGTGCGCACGCACACTGTGCCTCACCACAGGGACAAGATCGAACCCATAGGACGGCACGGGAGCCGGCGGGCCATTCAGTACGTGGTCGACAACCCACTGAGCCGTCGGTTCACCCAGCGGAGGGCAGTCGTCGCTGCCCTCCAGGTAGATGGGCCGACGCGTGCTACGACGCGGCCTCTTCGCGGGGGCGTTTTTGCCCCGGAACATGCGCCACCATGCCTTGATTTGCTTCGCTCGGTCCGGCCGCGCGTACACCGCTTGACACAGAAGCCTCGTCACCTCGGTGGCCGTCGGTTCCACCTCAGCAGGCCGAGGGGTATCAGCTAGGTGCGGTGCCCGCTGCGTGGGGACACCCGGCCATTGGCCGGGTCCCGACTCCCCGTGCCTCTTCCTCCCCCGGGCCTTGGTGCCCCAGGCAGCTCCCATACATTCCCCCGTTCTCACTTACGGCGGGCATTTTCACGGCGAATGACGGAGACCGCCAGACCACAAAAGCGACATTGTGCACAACAGGCCGCAGCGCGCGTAGGAATGGCCGAAATATGTTCAGCTTCGGCAGACCGAAGTCCTACGAAGATCCACCAGTGAAGGAGGGGGAATGGAAGCGCAGCTCAGCCCACCGAACGGATCTCGCGGAAGGTCTGCATCCACTTACCCAGGAGATTGGGCTCTGCCAACAGATCGATTTCGAGGCACGACCTGAAGGTTTCCCCTGTCTAGCTGAACCGCTGGCGTCCGTCGCCGACCACCAGCGCGCAGCTGGCCACGGAGCAGACCGCGCTCACGAACTGGGGCTCGCCTTGGGGCGCGCTCGTGAGCTGGGCTTCAGCTCCGCGATTGGATGACGCGTTGTCGGCCGCGCCGACCGCACATCCGGCTCGCAATGGAACATCTCATCGATACGTTCGAGATCATTTTCGGTAAAGTACACAAACTTGCCGATCTTCCCATGCGGCAGCTCCATGATGTGGGCCCGCAGCCAGTTCTCACTGACGCGCAATTCTCGGGCCGCCTCGGGGTATGTCATCCGCCCTTTGCGCTTAGGGTCGCAAGGCATCTTTTTTGAACGGCCGCCGATCAGGCAGCGACTGTAGGCCACCTTGGGTCCCTCAGAACTCATGCTTGCACCGCGCAATCTCAGAGCAGGCGGAGCCAATGCCGACGGGCTCAGCTCTCACCCGCCCAGTGTGACACCAGTTAGGCCGTCGCTAGGCAGCACCGTTCCGTCGAACCATCAACCTCGTCAGACAGGCAGAAGCTCGATGATGCGCGCAACGCGACCCCAGCCCGCTACCAGAGTCGCAGCGAGGACACTCGCTCCCAGAGTTAGCCACGGGCGCAGATCGTCGCCCACACCGATGACCGGCAGTACGCGTGCCGTGAGCACCGCCGCAACCATGGCTGCGACGATTGCCAGCGCGATATGAGCGGACTCGAGCCAGGTGTTGCGCAAGCGGGACACAGGCCGTACCTCCTGTAGCCGCTCGCTAGACAGAAGGGCTGCCTGCTGACCACACAAGTGATTCTCAGCGATGGCCAACTGCAGACGCGCAAGCTCGGTGAGCGCACGCGCCGGAGCCACATCCACTTGATGCAGCGCGACCCGTTGCGCACCGGCGACGAGCGCGGCATGCCGCTTGATCGGTCGAAGTCTGGAAGAACGCCGCGGGACCGAACGCGCGATGGTGTGCACCTGAAAGAGGCGCTGCTCGACAAGTCTGCAGCTTCGGTCTACATTCCGGAGCGCTTTGGCCTTCGCCCTTCCCCGAGGCGCTGCGCTTGCCTCGGCGCCGGCGATGACAGCATCGATCACCGCTCGAACCAATCGATATTGCGCAGTCGAACTCCACCGCATCGCATGCAATACAGGCACGAAAATCACCCCGAACATGATCACCAGAATGACCATCCAGTCACCAAAGCCCATGGCCACTTGGTTCTCCGGTTTACCCATCCACCGGTAGTGCTCCACTGCCTTGATGCCCCATGCCCAGTGCAGCCACGCAACTCCAGATTCCACTAGCGCGAGTGAGACTCGGACGGCTGCCCATACGGCGAACCAACCGCATATGACGGCCAGCGCACAAGCTCCATAACGAGGGCGCCAGGATCCGAGAACGCCGTGTACTCCCGGTGCCTCAGCAACCGGAATGCCCAACGACTCCATGGCCGCATCCAGCTCGCTCCTCCGAGTCCCGGCCCAGCCCCATCTCTGGCTGGATCTCCTCTGCCAGAGCCTGTGGCGAGCCCAGAGCCGGATGGCCCAATGCTCCAGTCGTAAGTCCCACGCCGCCATAGAAGTCCCCCAGCCCAGTCCGCTTTACATGGTGTGGAGCCGCATTAGACGTCGTTTCGTTTGGCGCAGTGGCTCTTTGTCCAGGACATGGAGAGCCTTGTTGAGCGGATGAGATAGCGGATGGGAAGGTGCCTAAGGTTGTGGGAGCTGTTCCGGCGGGTGGCCGGAGAGCGTGGTGATACGTCCGCAAGGGGGCGGGCGTCGCGGGCCGGGGACCGTAATGAGAGGTCCGATTGCCCCTGTCATGCAGCCGCCTGCGTCCCCTGGCCAGCCTCGTCCACCAACTCGTCCAGGGCCGCACGCGCGAGAGGAACGAAGCGCCGCCGCATGTCCTCCACGGCAAGGCCCGTTTCCGTGGCTGAGGAGCGATAGCGGTCTTTCTGCTCATCAGCCAGCGGCCCCCTACTCAGTTCCATCAGGTACTGAATGGGCGGGTGGATGTGCCGATCTATGGCTTCGGCGTATTCGGCACCAGCTTGCGCCACACCAGCGGGTCCTTCGAGCTCAACAGTGTTCGCCGCCTGCCGAGTCACACGTACAGCATCGATGGCTGCACCACGCCGTATGTCATAGCGATGCTGGTCGTAGGGCTCCAGCGTCAGCCGTGCCAGTTGCCAGATAGCCCCCTGCGCTTCATGAGCTGCATCCATCAAGGTTTGGTAGGCAGCTTGTCGACGATCCCGGCGCCACCTCCGGTGCTCGACCCGTAGTTCACGAAGCGCAGCCCGATCTTGTGCGGCCTCTTGGCGTATCTGCTGCCGTTCCAGAGCCTCATTCTTTCGCCGCTCGATCCGAGCGGTCACAAGCGCCGTCAGTCCGCTGCCCAGGAGCGTGCCGACGATTGCGATGGCGGTGGTCATCAGGGTGCTCGTCACAGGGAGCCATTGTGAAGCACGGTCGCGCGCCCATCCAGGTGATCAGCGCAAAGCCGCCTCCGCCCGTGCAGCCTTCACTTGGCGAGTCGGCGATAGTTGATCAGGCTGGTGGCTATGGCAGTGAAGGCGAGAAAGTGCTCGGGCTTGCGCTCGTAACGTCGGTGCAGCCGGCGGCAGCCGCTCAACCAGGACATGGTGCGCTCGACGACCCAGCGGTGTCTGCCCAATCGCTGGGAGGACTCGGTCCCGCGACGCGCGATTCGAGGCGTGATCCCTCGTGCGCGCAGCCATCGGCGGTGGTGGTCGTAGTCGTAGCCCTTGTCGCCGTGCAACTTCCCCGGGCGCCTTCGGCGCCGCCCGCGGCGGCTCCGGACGGGTGGAATGGACTGGATCAGAGGTTGTAGCGCCAGGCTGTCGTGCGTGTTCGCCGCAGAGATGGCGACCACAAGCGGAAGGCCGTTACGGTCGACGATCAGATGGATCTTCGATCCGCTCTTGCCGCGATCGGTCGGATTCGGTCCGGTCAACAGCCCCCTTTGAGAGCGCGGACGCTCACGGAGTCGATCGCGCACCGGGACCAGTCCAACTTCCCGGTGGCTCCGAGTTCATCGAGGATGACGCGGTGCAGGCGTGCCCAGATCCGGGCCTTGGACCACTGTGCGAAGCGCCGGTAGACCGTTGGCCAGGCCGGCCCGAACACCGGCGGCAACTGCCGCCACGAGCAGCCCGAGGTGGCGACGAAGATGATCGCCGCCAGGCACTCACGGTCCCCGGCCCGCCGACGCCCGCCCCCTTGCGGACGTATCACCACGCTCTCCGGCACCACTCGCCGGAACAGCTCCCACAACTCCTCAGGCACCGTACGCTCAACAAGGCTCGACATGTTCTGGACAACGAGCCACTACGCCAAACGAAACGACGTCTTATGGGGCATCCGATGCCCCCGCCACTGCGAGTTTCTACAGCACGGTCGAGCGCGCGCTTGGTTGCATCTCGGGTTGCGTTCACCGACGTACGACGCCGTTCGCGGACCACACCAGTCACGGTCGTACCGCAGGTCAGGACGCTCCCGCACACCCCAGAACCCCTAAACGGACATTTTGGAAAGCACGCTGGGCCCCCACGAGGAGCCAGTGCATGCCGGACGTAACGTGCGCGAGATCAGGGCGGTGGGGCGCGAGTTCCGGTGGAACGGGACGACGACGCACTCCCGGCGCGCCCGCCGCAAGAGGCTCACCCGACACGCAAACTTGCTGCTGCAACCACAACGGTCCGCGCCGATCCTGCAGGTGACCGCTCCCCATTGGGAGAAATCCGGGAGATGATCTTCCAGCCGAGGCCCACCGAGCCCACGCGAGGCCACTCCGCACCATGCGTCTGACCAGCACAGATACCTATCACTACCGGTCGTGATCCTGCCCGAACCTCATTCGGGACGAAGAGGTCGTGGGTTCAAATCCCGCCACCCCGACAGCCGAAGTACCAGGTCAGGGGCCTGATCCGCTTAGCGGGTCGGGTCCCTGGGTGGTTTCTGGGACACTCTTGGGAGCCAAGTACGGGAGGCGGCTCCCAAAGCTGCTCACAAGATCACGTATTCGGTGAATGCTCGCTCTCACCGGTCGGCAGATGCTCACCCCCCGCCCTCGGGATCCTGAGCGAGCGGTGGCACAGCAAGGAATCGCGGCTACTACCAGCCCAGCGTTTCCTGACTCGCCGCAGCCAGTGACGCAGGTGCCATCCCAAGGCCCACGACAGGGATCACGGGGGCGCGGATGCAGGGTCGGTGATAGTTGCGCGCAGTCATGCCGGCACCGATGGGTGATCCGCACCGTGTAGTGCCTGCTGGCGGCCGGGGCCATATAGACGAGCTCGCCGCCACGCGCGGTCCCCCGCACCTCGGGAAGAACAACCTTGATCAAGGCGAGCTGCCGACCAAGGTGAACCGCGCAGAATGGAAGCTGGTCGTAGAAGGTGTGCGCCTGCTTGCCGGGGGGGGCGGTTGAGGAGAGCAGCCCTGTAGCGCCTATCCGGCCGTCGGTGGCTGCACCCATGCGTGCGGATAGCGTTCGCGGGAGCGGCGGACCAGCGTGGGGGCGAAGGACTCCTGGCGCTGATGGTGGTGGCCACTGCCCTGACGTGACAGGAGTGGCGCTGTTCAAGCTGACTTCGCGCCCGCGCTGCCGCCAGCCACGCACATTGACCCCGGAGGAGGTAGCCCCAACCCCCTTCTCAACTCCCTTATCAACTCGGTAAGGTATTGAGTTATGGACTTCACAATTATCAAGCACGCAGTCGAGGTTGACCACGGCATCAAGCGCTTGTCCATGCACTTCATCAAGAAGCACGCCGCGCCGGGACGAGCTCGACTCAGCTCCGAGCTGTGCACACAAATCAGCGAAGAGTTCGAAAGGATCGGACTCACCACCTTGCCGCGCACGTTGCCGTCATCCGAGAACGAGTTCGTTTGGGTCATCCAACGCGACAGTGTCCTAGGTGAGGTTGCCGCCGTCGGCGCCGCCCTGGCGCACCTGGACAAGCTAGGAATGAACCCTCTCCCACAGGTGTTCGATAACTATCCGCAAGCCAAGGACAACTTGAGCTGAGGCGACGCGGAAACGGAACATCCGTCTCCTGCATGTCGCGTACATCAACAGACGTATCCCTGCGCCAGGATGGCGCAGGATCTAAAAAGTGACTGCACGAGCTACAGCTCGTCCGTACGGTGGTAACAACGAACGGCGCCAACCACTCTGGTGGCGACGCATCACCCTCGCCACCTATGCACCCCCGACACCGTCACTGTCAGGAGTTACGGATGAGCAACGCTGAAGAGATACCCA is from Streptomyces seoulensis and encodes:
- a CDS encoding ATP-binding protein — encoded protein: MPESLQQFFDARHQSVRRAREFATRALDGWGLTSRTEDIRLCVSELATNAVVHGTARGHGFLVRLDIDDNCVRLEVHDSRRQQPVVREPAVTDISGRGLMLVAALSDEWGVKDRTPLGKVIWSCFKTAGDDANPISPPGSDRDDRPLEVR
- a CDS encoding radical SAM protein — protein: MASPFLAQHLLLQPGHAVGVRIPGIRYEELRAASHEGDPLPAWLADAARQAWGIELPDGPVGDFVLVRERSPYGYAKASWEINLGCDYDCEFCYLGEKRFEGLDWAGKQQLLRTMRDAGVLWLQITGGEALIDREFGAAYEYAHQLGMMVQVSSNGSSLRKPPIRGLFARRRPYRLTLSVYGATAGTYDKVTRNRGAFERFIQGLDAAHQDRLPVRLNVIVSDDNAHELDAMVALCARYAFPHQVFTNMSPTIDGEANPLATQAEGHIKARSVFTGCNAGRTFFHVNPHGIASVCKVGRDPSVNLVTEGVAALPRLGAIAESLQLRTGGCSGCTKVGTCRTCRPLAKLYQEAGDRRELYCQHGGYGS
- a CDS encoding helix-turn-helix domain-containing protein; protein product: MAYSRCLIGGRSKKMPCDPKRKGRMTYPEAARELRVSENWLRAHIMELPHGKIGKFVYFTENDLERIDEMFHCEPDVRSARPTTRHPIAELKPSSRARPKASPSS
- a CDS encoding IS5 family transposase (programmed frameshift), which gives rise to MSSLVERTVPEELWELFRRVVPESVVIRPQGGGRRRAGDRECLAAIIFVATSGCSWRQLPPVFGPAWPTVYRRFAQWSKARIWARLHRVILDELGATGKLDWSRCAIDSVSVRALKGGLLTGPNPTDRGKSGSKIHLIVDRNGLPLVVAISAANTHDSLALQPLIQSIPPVRSRRGRRRRRPGKLHGDKGYDYDHHRRWLRARGITPRIARRGTESSQRLGRHRWVVERTMSWLSGCRRLHRRYERKPEHFLAFTAIATSLINYRRLAK